ACATTTTGAACTTTCTACAGCATTTGGAGCAAAACATCAAAAATGCTCTTGGTGAATTAAAATGTGAGACTATTCACACCATTCCACACCATttggcacttttttttcttaactaCTGTATCCCTTTGGGGGCCATGggcatatgggcaaaggcagtATACACCCCTGAATGAATCATTATGAGCATTTGGAGATTTGGTACCTCGCTCAAGGCCACCTTGACAGTGCCCCGCAGGTGTCCTGGCACCCCCCACTACTACCAGAAGGCTTctcatgttttgtctgcaccggggcttgaaccaaggaccttccgcttctcagcccagtcctctCCTGGCTGACTCAACTAGTGCCACTCTTACCTACCCGacttttatattatatatatatatataaaaaaatacaaatataataTCATAAAGTGATGACGTAATTACATAAAAAGAGCAATTAAAACCATGCTTTGTGTGgtatcatttttaaagaaatgttgcCACTGTCTTTGTTTCCATGGCAGATATTTGAGTGGTGGTATTTCCGTAAATACGGGACCTCGTTCATAGAGCAAGTGTCAGTAAGTCACCTGCGTCCTCTTCTCGGTGGGGTTGAGAGCAGCTCCGCGACTGGCCTCTTTACATCAATTAATGGCGAGACGGAGCTCAGGCCCAGTGTTTCAGGTAAACATGCTGTACATGTGGTCATTAAAACAATCGTGGTGGATGGTGACACTCTGTTATGTTGTCATTCTGATAGAGTGTAAGGTCTGGAGAAACCCACTAAATCTGTTCAGAGGAGCAGAATACAACAGGTACGTCTGCCTAAGCTTAAAATAACTCAAATTACTTCAAATTAAAGGTTGTCTGCGAAGTCTTAAGTGCAAACTAAAAGGGAGGCTTGTTAGCTTCATAGTGCTGTTTGCGGTTtgctgtgtgtgctgcaggtacACCTGGGTCACAGGGAAGGAGCCATTAACCTACTACGATATGAACCTTTCTGCTCAGGACCATCAGACCTTCTTCACAGGTGACACCCCACAGTTGAGGCCAGAAGACGCTGGTGAGCTTTAGTACACAAAAGACCCAAAGGTTACAGCGGTGTTTAACACATTCTAACTAATCAGAACATCAAATTTAACATGTTTCTATCACACGACAGTAATGCAAAAagcctggagagagagaaacccTCAAGCCAGGATCAGAGCAGCCTACCAAGCCCTGGAAATGAACCAAGAGTCAGTGTTTTTCCTTTCAACAATCATACTTAATGCTGTTTTGATGAGGTCACTAAACACGTATTAATGTCTGATCATATACTTTATAATGGCTGGATAGATGCATAATAAAGGAATAACACATTGATTATACTCAAAGTCGCCCCTGTTATAGGTGATTTTCTACCCGTATGGCACAATTTTGACAGTAACGTGTGCATGTCCCTCaaatgtgtgtgtagctgtgccGCGGCTTACGTGCTCCtcgcagaagaagaagccacAACCATCACAGAAGCCGAGCGCCTCTTCAGAAAAGCCCTGAGCATCGGTAAGTGTGTTTAAAACACATCTGTGTTCGCCCAGGGAAGGGTCAGCACGGGGCGTATGGGCACGCTTCAGCCACAGCGCAGCGTTTTTCCCCGTTTCAGTGGAATATTTGGACGTTTTCATGGGTCTATTGGATGGACACGCCCTCCTCCGGTCATAAGCTGTAGATGATGCACTTAGATCATCGTAATTCATCAAAATAAAGAATCTAAATCTGACGTCTCACGTGTAAATTTTGAAATATTTGACCGAACGTCCGATTTTGGTCCCTCGTGTGAAACCATCTCGTAAATCGCGCCGTGTGAAAGCAGGCCTCTACTCCGCCCAACGCCATCGCAACAGGAGTCTGGCAGTGAACACTTGGGTGACGCAGAATGAAAGCGAGCGTGTGTTGCATGTGGAGGCCGACAGAGCCTCCTGCCTTTCTCATTTGTCCTCGTGTTTTTATGGAGACGCCCTACATATTGAATCCATAGCCTTACGGTGCTTCGGTATATAAAATGTCTCACATTTTCTGCCCCCCACAGCTGGAAAAGACATCAACCTACTGGTGTATATTAAGCGCAGACTGGCAATGTGCGCACGCAAACTGGGACGGGTTAAAGAAGCAGTAAAAATGATGAGAGATGTGAGTTTCTATTAAAATCTATACCTCTTGGAGCTGTATGTAAAGATTGTATTGGCcacttttatattttttatagGTCATGGGTGCCGAGGCATTGACTGTTAATgagttattttcttctttttatagTTAATGAAGGAGTTTCCTCTGCTAGGGATGTTAAATATACATGAAAACCTTTTGGAAGCCCTTTTAGAACTTCAGGCATACGCTGATGTACAAGCAGTCCTTGCCAAATATGACGGTAAGGCTTAAACCAATAAAAACTTGTGAAGTGACTTTCCCATGCTTGGGTAGGAATGTATCATGTGAGATCTTTTTTTCTGCCGTCCCAGACATCAGTTTGCCAAAATCGGCCACTATATGTTACACATCTGCACTGCTGAAAGCGCGAGCCGTGTCAGATAAGTATGTCGCACATCATGCGAAGCCAACCGCATATTTGAGATGTGCGTGCGCTCATTTTGTGTCTTTCCCCGTCAGGTTTTCTCCAGAGGCGGCCTCGAGACGAGGGTTAAGCTCCGCGGAGATGAACGCTGTGGAGGCCATTCACAGAGCCGTCGAGTTCAATCCACACGTGCCAAAGGTCAGTCTTTAGTTATGTTTAAGGGATAGAAAATTGAAGACTTTAATCTGCCTATGCACGTGAGGCTGTGGTTTTGGTCTGGATCTCTACatatttttaaactgaaaagaaTTCTTTTTCTCCAAACGTGTTATGCGCAGGTTCGCCAGCAGGTGTCAGTAAGAGCCTTGATACAGTTacttaatttaaatttaattgattGAACTTTAATCCATTGTTTTCTGAGATCATCTACTAGTAATTTTACTGTGTCACGGATTTGTGCTTTTgagtgttttattattattataaatctTTAAATGGCTTATTAACCAAGTTTAAGTTTGCATCTGGGATTGGGATCTGCACCAAATTGCAAATAGAAAACACAGAATTATTCTTAAGTCTTTCAGTGGAAAGGCCGTGGCATTAGATTTTACACATGCAGTTTTGCCTTTTTCTCAAGATTATAGGGggatttggtgtgtgtgtgagggagagagaaagagggctCTCCAGCCACCTCTTTGATGCAGCCTTTGAGTTGAAATCACAGGCCCTCATCTCCACCTGTCCCTCGTCTCTGCTCCGCCCAGAGTCGGCTGTCGTCGTCACCTCTCATCACGTACCCTCATCCCGTCTCTTATCCTCCCCTgctccctcatctcctctcatcccttGTTTGGGCCAAACACGCAGTTAGCCATCGCAGCCGTCCTCATCGAGCTGAGTTTCAATGAATGGCCAATATTATGAAAATTgtcacgaggctttcacagagGATTATTGGAAAGGCCTGTCTTTCAGCATCCCTCTGTGGGGATTGAGGAGGGTCTGCATTGTATTATCCTGCATGTCTGAATGATGAGTGCACCTGTGATTTCAGCCTTTTTATAGGACTGTGTTGCTCTTGAATTGTAGTTAATATATTCACCTAGATATCCTTCAAACGTGTGTGGGGAATCGGAGCTTTTGTTGGAGCTGCATCAGGCCCCAGAGCTGCGCCGATGTGCAACAAACAGCCACTGCATATGTTTGTGTCGGTTTCAAACATTAgcatgtgacaggaaggaaaTCACCGGGTGAAAAGAAACAGAGCAGCACTGCGGTCGAGCAGCTCAGGAGTTCAGACTGTACTTTCCCGGGTAAATGAACACAACTCAGTTCAGACTGAAAGGTGCACTTCAAAATGCTGAGTCAAGAGTACGTGTGCAGGTGTTTTATCGAGCATGCTGAACAGATTACATATTAATATTGAGCTTGGTGTTTTCACATGAGCCTATTTAAAAAGCCCCCAAAAAAAGCTCCACACATTAACCTACAGCCTCCTCCCACACGGCCCTCCCTTTTGGTCTCCATCTTGACACTTTTCACCTCTTTCCTCCAtacctcctctgctcctcgtcTTCTtgtccatctttctttttctctcttttgccTCATCTTAgtttctccatctgtctgtccaatCCAATCAGCTCTGTGCGGGCTGTCGGTTCAGAACCCGACCATTTGCCTCCTGCTTGACCAGAAGGAAAAGGGGCATTTTGCTATCCGAAACTGCCATGCACTTACTTTCACTAGCAATTTACTCCGTGCGCGTTCATTTGAAGCAGCCCAAGTGACCCGATCCCCTCCACCTTGCTATGTTACTCCTCTTTTGGAAGCATTTGGTCTGTCCACCCCATATTGGATGACATTTTCTCTTCTAAATTGCCATCTAAAATCTTCAAAATGTGGCCTTTTGCTGAGTTTACCTCCTAAAATTGGGCTTTCTGGTTTGTAAATTGAGACGGAGCAGCAGTATCGGTCGTTCAAAATTAAGACGAATGAGGTTtgtaaagagcaggaaaaagggcAGCTGGGATTTGCCTTATCCCTCACCAATTTGGGAAAAATGCTGCAAAGACTCCCTGAAGTGAGGAGTCTGTTAATGGTGGTTCCAGACTACATGAACGTCTGatgctttatttgtgtttacgAACCCGAAGCCTGTTTGCCTGCGTGTTCCTTCATTGTGAGTCCAGCTCAGCATTACTGGGGAACCAAGACTGATGTCATACTGTTCTATTGTGAGAAACAAAGCACTGCAGATTAGAATCAGAAGGCAGCTTATGAGTTATGCTCTGGGCTGATGACTGCCTGAGGATAAAAGGAGAACACTTGAAACCCAATACCTCCTTCAAAGAGGCGACAGGCAGTGGAGAAGCAGACTGAGGAACGAGGCCGGGGGGAGGCGGGAGGCGAGCGCAGAGGACCGAGGTGTCACCTGGTCTAATGCCGAGGCATGCGAGGAGGGACAGCTGAGCAGCCAGCCTTTGTAACCGGTTAATCCTTAAACACAGAAGACTCGggccaacatggccgccgcaCACAGGTTATTCATCATCCGCCGAGGGTTCAGAAAACACCAGTAAAAACGGCAAAATAGTTGCTGTAATGAGCACAGTTGACCGCAATATCAGTCCGAGCAGGTTTCAGATTGTCAGAACGATCAAATGTGAAGGTTCGGCTTTGGAGTGGTTGGTGTTATTTTAGAGGTAATGGCGTTTTTATGTTGGTCTTCATGCCTCATTACTGGTACTGGAGGGACGAAGGGTGGTCAAAAGGTGACCAAGACGGTGAGAAAGATGACGGCTTGGCTTGAGCAGAGAGAGTGAATTTAAGTGAAACCAGCAGGGTAAGCACAGAGAGCAGTCAGTCAGCTCCTGGATGTCTGTTTCAAGAAGCAACGACAGAAGAGAGGGCGCAGGCTCGGGCAAACTACTCGTGGTCGAAGCAAGTGTAGTCTGATGACAGTGAGGGGGTTCAGGGAACGGCGAATGCTTGAGGAAAATTGCCACGTTGCACCTCTAAGTGTCTTTGTCTCCAGTCCTCAGATGTAGCATCAGTTGAGCCAGTGGCGCTCTTTGGAAACCGGGTGTCCGCTCAGTTCGCCAGCTCCTCCTGAGGTCCTGTGTACACCGAAGACTGCTGCATAAACACAGTCTCCCGACACGAGGCCCTTGGAGGCCTCGTGTCGTTATCTCATTGGCCATTTAGAAAATAAATGCGCCGTCTCGTGTAACATTCTCAGAAAACAAACTGCATACCCTGTCGCTGAAGCGAAGCTTTTCCAGCTGAGCGGCGTGCACGAGCgccaaatgaggaaaaaagtgaCGCGCTGTCGGTGGCCTGCTCGCACGTGGGCCATCGCAGGTATGACATCACCGCCACTAACGCGGCGTATCTGAGGAGCGGGGTCTTTGCTCTGCTTCCCCGCTGGTGCTCCCACTACAGATAGATGCAGTCCGATCCACTAAGAAGCTTTAGTGATCTACTCTTGAGCTGCTCTGTCACTTTGGAAACATGCAAGATCAAAATGACATGAAAGGAATTGCTTTTTTGCAATACATGTAGCACCTGGACGGCTAAAGATCACGCCGACGGGTGTGAACCACAGCGACGGGACCAGGTGAATAGTGGAAAACAGGCCGCGCTCATGTGAGTgcaaacaggaaggaggagggaaagcCGGGGGGACATGGGTGATGCAGCACAGTCTGGCCagtgggatggatggacggCTGACTGAGCCTGTGTCCATGGAAGGGATTAGACAGGATTAGCTGCGGGGTAACCTTCCCAAAGTGTCAGTCTGAGATTCAGAGTGCTGTGAAGCTGGCCGCCTGGGAATCAACCCAGGGGGCCCCAGCCCCGCACACGGCTTTTGTTTAACACAGAGCTCGGCCGCACTGGccaccacagacaggaagaacctAGAAGAGCAGATTCAGAAGTGTCAACAGacgtctggggggggggggggatttaccTGGAACCAGAACCTTAATTAAAGATCCACAGTGCAGAAAAGTTGATTCCTATCATTTGTAGCTGCGAGCTGGAGGTTATTTCAGACCACATACCTGTTCTAGAGGTTGTAATTCTAGGACGGGGGTCAGCACCGCGTACCCACTGACTCAATGGGACAAACTTAAACAGTGGGGTAGACAGGAGGGGCGAGCAGGGGACGTTCCACATTCATGGAGTGAGTGTACTGTAACAATAACACACACTCCCAGAGCTTTGGAACGCTTCTCCCTCCCACCTTCCACAATTGCAAAACAAGCCGGTCAACAAGCCCTCACACGAAGAAAATATGTTTTCAGTCTGCGGGCAGTTGGCCGGAGGGAATTGCACAACAGGACGGATGAGTGCAGCGTTGACCGATCGGCACGTGAGGGAAACATTAAATCGAGATAAACTGATGCGTTTTATGGAGTCAATTTATCAGACTTGAGGCTGtcgtttcctcttcctgcccacCTGGACGGCAAACGCACACAATCACTCGCATTTTCATGGGAGCTCGCACGCACAGTTGGAATGGGGAATGGTTCAAACGGGACAGGAGTGAGTGCACTGACGTGTGGGTCTGTGCCACATTTGGGTTGATGAAACTGCCATTAAGCAGCATGTCGGTGGTTTCTCTTCAGCAACTCTTTCCAGGTTCTCTTTATGGGATCTGTTGTCAGTCTGTTCCTTTGCTCTTCACTGGTTTTTTCCGCACAGTTCTGGAAAAGATTTCCAAACCAGGCTGGCTTACGCGGGACCGGCACTGCGGTCGGGCCCACTACCACTGTTGTGGTCTTTCAGCTTCCCATAATCTTGCTTAAAATGTTTTAAGTTTTCATTAATTTGTTTGGGTTTGCCCGTCGCCTCGTGGGCTGTTTTTCCATAATCGCTGTCATCCCTCTGAAGTTCTTCCTCAGCAGAAGAGCCTGGACCTCGTCATCTTATCTGCTTCTCATCTCCTTCTTTTACTCCATTTTCCACAAAAACCCAAATCAGTCTGCCACCTTTAGCACACAGCCCCGCCCCTTGAGAATTCTAGGGAGTCTTTGCACTTTTTTCAGGAGACATTTTGGGATGGGGGAGTTTTTTCTCAGGTAAATTTAACGTTTTTTTCAGAATcccaaataaatgattaaagaatCCCTGGGGTGGTGGAGCGGCTGATGTGGACTCTCATCCATACATCTCATATTAATCTTAAATATATTGGATAATCTAACGTTGGTGGGGAAATAGGTGGCTTTGTGCATCACTCAACTGAAGAAAGGAGGAATAATCACTTCAGCCATCCCTTTTGATGAAACCAAATCAAGGTGTTTGAGTGTAGCCTTCATCCTTACGTCTGCTTCTGTCTTTAGTatttattggagatgaagagcCTGATCCTGCCTCCAGAGCACATTTTAAAGAGGGGCGACAGCGAGGCGGTGGCATATGCTTTCTTTCACCTTCAACACTGGAAGAGGGCAGAGGGAGCCTTAAACCTACTACACTGCACCTGGGAGGGCAGTACGTATTCACCATTATATGCTGCTGCCGATGGTAGATCGAATGCTGCACCAGCACTTGGCAACACGATCAGAATCATATTAACCTCGATTCATTTAGCTGCATGTCTCCTTATTTACAGCATTCCGGTTAATCCCCTACCCACTAGAGAAGGGTCACTTATTTTACCCCTACCCAGGatgcacagaaacagcagataGGGAGCTGCTGCCCTGTGAGTACTGTGCACATGTTGCGCGCTTCACCACTCATCACCACTCACCTTTTGTTGCCGATCCCACAGATTTTAATATCCCTTTCTTCCCCGACCGTCACTCCAGCGTTCCACGAGGTGTCTGTGTACCCAAAGAAAGAGCTCcccttcttcatcctcttcacagCAGGCCTGTGCTCCTTCACCGCCATGCTGGCCATGCTCACACACCAATTCCCGGAGCTCATGGGCGTCTTTGCCAAAGCTGTGAGTACTTCGACCACAGGCAGCTACAGCTTACCGCTACTGTATTAATAATCAGATATCCGACAAAATGCTACTTTTGCTTTACATGCGCTTTGTGTTGAGTGAAGCTTTTAACAGAACATATACTTTAAAGCCTCTAAAGGCTTTAGATGTGGGTATTGATTAGGTGTCCTCTCCTAGCCTAATTCTTTGTTTATGGTCAGCGTGTTCGTTGTAGTCTGTTTTTATGGTCTCGGTGAAAAGAAGGCCACAGAGAACATCTCGTACTCTTCTTTTTGTCACGGGAAAGATGGAAGAGAGAACACAGTCGGAGGTTTACAACAGCGCTGGTAAATCTAGGACTATGTGCTGGTCAGATGGAGGGCGTGATCATCTTCAAGGGAGGAGCGCCGAGGTTTTCAGAGAAACAAAAAGACTCTTCATATTTCTGCTCTTtaagagaagatggagggatggaggtggCACTCAGTCTGGTGAAAAAGGGACATTTTCAACCCAAGGCCCATAAAGAAAGACACACCCACTATCTCCTAAAGCCCCCGTGTTTCAGGTTTCAGGGTTTTCTTTCAGCATTGTCTATGACGTTATGCTGACTTTCTGCATCTCTGTCCTTTCTAGTTCTTCAGCACACTGTTTGCACCCCTGGGTTTCTTCGCAGACAAGATGGAAAGCTTCATGCCATCCAGTTTTTGGCACCAGCTGACTCGAATctgagctccacacacacacacacacacacacacacacacattcagacaaAAAGTGTTTGCTCTCCTGTCTTCAGCATTAAAGTCCACTTGCTGCATTGTTGGCCGATAGTACCAGCTGAGGTTGTATCAACATGGCCTGGCCGCTCTCACActgtcccagcagcagcgtttTCCACAACCATTATCTGTTATTTCCCGGAGTCGTTTGTTTGTTATGGGAGCCGTTCTgtcattttcttcaaatgtgaAACTACCTGCTTGAATTCTCGTCTTCGGGCCGTCTGTCAGTCCAGTTTGAGTCTGTGTCAGTGGAAAAAGGGCCACCGTGACGAATGTAGATCACCGCTGCATTCgtgctaatttatttattcctaTCCAATGAATGCATTTTAGGATCCCGCGCGTTCTGCCCCTCAGGCATCAAGCGGGCCCGACCCAAAAGTCTGTAAAGTCTCTCGAAAGTAGTCCTGTGATTTACAGCCTCAGAGTGCCTGCAGTGGACACGCCGCCCTGCAGTTCAACAGCTGTTACCACGGTGCGACACCTCAGCATTGCGTCACCGGGGAaaccgctgcccccccccccccgcaacatTGGGATGTAAATGGGTTCATCACCAGTCACTGTTATCCCTCTGCTGGAATTGCTCCACTGGTGGAGCTATAGGAGCTACAGACGATGGGAAAACAGCTGTTACACACTAGACTGCATTAGCTAGAATCCTGGAAGTTACAATACACAATATTCCACATTACTTAATTGTGATGACTCGTTTGGAGGTTTAAGTTTACCAGAAGTCTAATGCAGAAGAACATGTACAGCTGGTCTCTGCATTACTGTAACACAGTGTGTTATCAGTGGGAAGCTCAAAAGCTTGATTCTTTATTTCAACACTGATATTCAGCCACGGGAGCGTAATTTGTGCTGAAGAATAATACTGATATCTTTCATGCATAAAACACTGACAAGTGCCTTTTAGTGCATCTCGATTTACTCACCTTTAATACCGATGGTGACAACAACCATATTCACCTTTGGAAGATTTCTAAAAGACTGACAGACGCCTACAGATGAGTATTGTTGATCCGCCAGGAAACGGATTTGCGGACTGGTTTATGATGCTCCGAAATTCTTTAAAATAGTCCTGATCCGCTCGAGGTCTGTTTCACCCCTCCACGTGTTTCTGTTTTCAATCTGCGCCAGTTGAATTTCTGGCCTGTGCAGCCAAGACGAGGTGTgctgaggacaggaggacgtTTAAATGGATGTAACCGCCCCTTGAATGAGTTGAACTCACAATAAATGACTCTTAAAGTGCATTCGTTTCCTCTCTTAATCCTTCGGTCTGcatgttttgtatttgtgtttcttttattttaaacgcGGCTTGGCAGTCTGTCGCTTTCATCTTTGGAAGCGAAGCATTGATCGCGCCGGTATCCTGTTCAAGGACAAGTGACTCACCGTCaccctgttgctgctcctgcacTATATAAAGCCAAGAGCCGCCGTGTCCGTCTTCACGATGAAACCACTCCAGCGCCATCAGCGGATGCTTTTATGTGGCATGTACCCAGTGAACCGCTGATGCCATAATTGAACTCATACACTCGTGCTTAAAGTGGCGAGCAGCGGTAATGAAAATCGCTGTGGAGGACTGTTGACAGCTGCTCGAGTGTTTGTTCCCGGTGCCAGAGCGTGTTTCCGTGCTGCATGTTCAGACATGAATTGCCCATTGACATTGACAATGAATCCCATTTGGCAGAGATGCGGCGCAATGTAGTTCGCCATACAGGGGTGGATTCAAAGGCATCCATCCTGTGGATGTGGTGGACATTTTTAGCCACGATGGTCACATTTTCTTTATCTTAAAGAGTTACAATAATGGTGTGTGAGCAGTTCCGGCTTTCCCACATTGCCGCTATCCTGGTGCGTGTGAGACAAGTGTGGCAAGGCACCCCTCAGGGCCCCCTCCCTACCTTCTAACCCCCCCGACTGCCTGAAATCTTAGATTCGATGCTGCTAGCAGAGGCAAGTCAGCCTCAGTCGATGTGTGGGGTTGATAGTGTAGCTGACAGCATGGCGTTTAAAGACAGGAGGACTGAGCCTGGGATGCGTTTGTAGGCACAAAGCTTGTTCCGGGTAATGATGGCGCTCCGAAGGCAGCAGCGCTGGGACTGGACTGTTGCtatacaacaaaataaacacatcgcACACGTATATATCACCC
The sequence above is drawn from the Takifugu rubripes unplaced genomic scaffold, fTakRub1.2, whole genome shotgun sequence genome and encodes:
- the LOC115248161 gene encoding suppressor of tumorigenicity 7 protein-like, producing MENTAGSNPQSNGFTEKLKSWLSWSWTYVCFIWFGMVLIMIYVLWSPLKLQETLASASVFLNTLTPKFYVALTGTSSLISGLILIFEWWYFRKYGTSFIEQVSVSHLRPLLGGVESSSATGLFTSINGETELRPSVSECKVWRNPLNLFRGAEYNRYTWVTGKEPLTYYDMNLSAQDHQTFFTGDTPQLRPEDAVMQKAWRERNPQARIRAAYQALEMNQDCAAAYVLLAEEEATTITEAERLFRKALSIAGKDINLLVYIKRRLAMCARKLGRVKEAVKMMRDLMKEFPLLGMLNIHENLLEALLELQAYADVQAVLAKYDDISLPKSATICYTSALLKARAVSDKFSPEAASRRGLSSAEMNAVEAIHRAVEFNPHVPKYLLEMKSLILPPEHILKRGDSEAVAYAFFHLQHWKRAEGALNLLHCTWEGTFRLIPYPLEKGHLFYPYPGCTETADRELLPSFHEVSVYPKKELPFFILFTAGLCSFTAMLAMLTHQFPELMGVFAKAFFSTLFAPLGFFADKMESFMPSSFWHQLTRI